Below is a window of Staphylococcus succinus DNA.
AACGGGTATTATTATACTGATAACTGCTAACTTTTTTGGACTAGGTGCATTAAGTGTAGGTATTCCTATATTAGTAGAAGCATCTGGAGGAACGCCGATTAATTTAACTTATCTTCAATCAAGTTTAGGCGTGGGGATGTTGACTGGAACAGCACTGTTAAGCGTTATTACTTTTAAAAAGGGACGCGGGAAGATAACACTCTTCACTTTATTATTTATGCTTGTACTGTTCCTAGTATTCACACAGGTAAATGCAGTAATATGGCAAGTGCTCTTACTATTCTTAATAGGTCTAACGTATACGATTGTGTATATTCCATTTATCACAATGGCACAAGAATTCTCTGATGAAAAAGTGACAGGTCGTGTGATGAGTTTGATATTTTTAGCGATGACTGGATTCGATCCAATATCATATGTGCTTATTTCAGGACTAAATACAATGAATATCTCTATTTTCTCAGTATTAGCAATATCTGCCTCAGTCAGTCTAGTGGTATGGGTGTTTATTTTATTTAATTCAAAAACATACAGACACACAGATTGATACCTTTAATTAAGAAGGTAGTTTTCAATAAAATGGATAAATAACTTGGAGGTATTTAGATGAAATTTTTGAGTAATAAATGGCAATATCTTACTATTGTCGTGTTCGTAATACTTTTAATTTATATGATTCTATGGGGGCACCAACAACTTAATGATCTCCAAGTGATATTAATGTATAGTCTAATCGCGTTGGCGATACATCAATTTGAGGAATATATTTTACCTGGTGGCGGACCTATTGCTATTAATAAAGCAAGTTTTAAAGAAGAAAGTGATTTTTCGCGGTTTCCAGCAAATGCTTTATCGACATGCATTATTAATTTAAGCGTATATATTTTTTATATTTTAGCTCTAATCTTTCCTCAACTTATTTGGTTAGGTTTGGCTACAATGATCTTTAACTTAATGCAACTTGTAGGGCATGGATACTCAATAAACAAGGCTATGGGCACTTGGTATAATCCTGGCTTAGTTACTAGTGTTATTCTTTTTGCACCAATTAGCATCTATTATATATTTTATATTTATCAACATGGTTTAATTAGTATTTTCACATGGGTTATAGCTATTGTAGTTTATTTTATAGTTGTTTATTTAACAATCAATATACCTATGCAGAGTTTAAAAAATAGAAATTCTAAATATCCCTTTTCAAATTGGCAAATAAAACAATATGATAAAGTTGAAAAATTTTGTAGTCTGAAAAAGTAATACTTATGATTTGAATGCTATGAACCATAAGTATAAAAACCTGGCAATCACTTTAAATGGTTGCCAGGTTTTTTTTGATAGAAATATGTAAATTAAAAGTGGTGCAATATATTTTACTTTCAGTAGATAATATTACAAAATGAATTGATGATTGAAGTGAATATTTATAATTGGTTTGAAATTTTTGGGAATTAATACTATAAAAATGTGTTAAAAGGAGTTGTATGAGATTGAAAAAAGTAATGAGTTATAATGATTTATTGAATGAAATAAACACAAAAGATAGACTTATATTATATGTAATGTCTGAAAATTGTAGCGTTTGCCATGCTGATTTTCCTAAAGTAAATGCATTAGCTGAAACCTATAATGTAGACAGTGTAAACATTATGATTAATGAAATACCAGAAGCAGCTGGTCAATTATCACTATTTACATCCCCAGCGGTCATTTTATATTATAAGAATAAAGAAATGCATAGACAGGCGAGAATCATAGACTTTGAAGATTTAGAGTATCGTATTAAACAATTAACTGAAATTGAAGACTAATTATAGCGTCTCACCCCGATCTTAATAAACTAAGATTGGGTTTTTTTTAATTAGAGTTAAATAAATCTCAAAATAAATTAGACCTTTAATTAACTTTGCCAAAAGTTAATTAAAGGTCAAGACAATGCTTTAGAATTTATTTATGAAATAAAGATTTAATTATAAAAATCCTTTTTCAAGCAGTTCTAAGATTTTTAATAATAGTGGCATAGCTGTATCAGTCATATGTATTACCTCCTTAAAGTAGTAAATACGCAGTATCAGTACATTCAAAAATGCTGTAACCACATTTATTGAAGATAAGACTGTGCGCATAGCGTAATCCGCTAACATTATGCATATACCCGTAATAATCTTAAAAAAACAAAAAAATTTTAAAATTATAAAAAAATATTATCGTAATATTTTTTGGGTAGTATAGAGTAAATTTAAGAGAAGAATTAAAACTTATTTTAATCTACTATTTGATTACCATTGATAAAAATACGAAATTTTGAAAGATATAAAACATTCAAATTGACAAACCGTTAAATGACGATGTATCATGCGTATATAATAAAAATGATTTAATGATTTGTGGTTTAAATGTAATTAGCTGTGTTTCGTAATTTATGAATTGATTTATGAAAAGGACTAAAGCTTTTACAGAATAAACACTATATAAAATTATATATATCGTTATTTCGTTTAATGTTTAAATGTAAACAAAAAGAAGGAGTGAATGTATTATGAAAGCATGGAGAAAAGAAGGTATCGGATTAGAAAATTTAAAATTAGTAGAAACTGAGACACCAGAACCAGGTCCTAGACAAATATTGGTAAAAGTAAAATCAGTATCTTTGAATTTCAGAGATAAGTCAATTATTGATGGCGATTATTTACCAGATTTAATGAACAAACCATTTATTCCAGTTTCTGATGCGGTAGGAGAAATTGTGAAAGTTGGCAACGAAGTAACTAAATTTAAAAAAGGTGATCGAGTGGTATCTCATTTATACACTAAATGGATTAATGGTGCACCAAGTCAAGATTATGCACCAACAGCAATTGGTGGGCCAAATGATGGTGGGTTAGCTGAATATATGATATTAGAAGAATATGCAGCTGTCATGGCACCTTCAAACTTATCTGATGAAGAAGCATCCACATTACCTATCGCAGCATTGACTGTGTGGTTTTCTTTAGTAGAGTATGGAAACATCAAAGCTGGGGATACTGTGCTTGTACTAGGGACAGGCGGTGTATCAGTTTATGCAATCCAAATTGCTTCAGCTTTAGGTGCTAGGGTTATTGTCACAACAAGTAGCAA
It encodes the following:
- a CDS encoding zinc-dependent alcohol dehydrogenase family protein, encoding MKAWRKEGIGLENLKLVETETPEPGPRQILVKVKSVSLNFRDKSIIDGDYLPDLMNKPFIPVSDAVGEIVKVGNEVTKFKKGDRVVSHLYTKWINGAPSQDYAPTAIGGPNDGGLAEYMILEEYAAVMAPSNLSDEEASTLPIAALTVWFSLVEYGNIKAGDTVLVLGTGGVSVYAIQIASALGARVIVTTSSNSKGEKAKELGASEIINYVDTPNWEEEVLKLTDGEGAQHIIEVVGGESINRSIKAVALQGHIYVVGFLKSMFAEVNLFDLLAKQAHIQGIYVGHSRAFADMNKAFNELNIHPIIDTVYSFNQAIEAYEHLGRGAFGKIVIKVSE
- a CDS encoding HXXEE domain-containing protein, whose protein sequence is MKFLSNKWQYLTIVVFVILLIYMILWGHQQLNDLQVILMYSLIALAIHQFEEYILPGGGPIAINKASFKEESDFSRFPANALSTCIINLSVYIFYILALIFPQLIWLGLATMIFNLMQLVGHGYSINKAMGTWYNPGLVTSVILFAPISIYYIFYIYQHGLISIFTWVIAIVVYFIVVYLTINIPMQSLKNRNSKYPFSNWQIKQYDKVEKFCSLKK
- a CDS encoding thioredoxin family protein codes for the protein MKKVMSYNDLLNEINTKDRLILYVMSENCSVCHADFPKVNALAETYNVDSVNIMINEIPEAAGQLSLFTSPAVILYYKNKEMHRQARIIDFEDLEYRIKQLTEIED